From the genome of Bartonella sp. M0283:
TCACTCATTATCGTCTGGTGCCTTTTTTCCCTTGCCGGATTTCAATTTTTCAACCCCCTTTTCGAACTTAAGAAAATTTCGTGGCTTCTTGTTGCTCTATTCATCATCCAGTATTTTTCGGTGAATTTTGAAAGTGCCGCGCTAATTGTCATAAGGTTATCAAGCCTTCTTCTGCTTGCAACGCTCGTAACCTTGACGACGCCATTTTCCAAAATGATGGCCTGTTTTGAAAAGCTGTTTTCATTTATGCGGTTTTTCGGCGTAAATCCGGCAAAAATATCGCTAGGGCTGTCGCTCACTTTACGATTTATTGCAATTTTTTCCGATATATCGAAAGAAGTGCGTGAGGCACAAAAAGCACGGGGGTTGGAAAAAAGTGTATTTGCGGTCATTATGCCGGTTCTGATAAGAAGCCTTAAAGTTCAGGCCGATGTTGCAGCCGCAATCGAGGCACGTTGTTTTGATGAAGATGTGAACAATAAAAACGGGAAAAATTGAGCGGGGGAGAAAATGTCTATTCGTGATATTGTAGCGGTTGCGCTTTTTGCGGCCTTTATAGCTGTTTTGGGATTATTTCCG
Proteins encoded in this window:
- a CDS encoding energy-coupling factor transporter transmembrane protein EcfT: MTDPSYGTTFVHRLPAGLKLFIVFFVSIGLFYFASLPLAIVSLIIVWCLFSLAGFQFFNPLFELKKISWLLVALFIIQYFSVNFESAALIVIRLSSLLLLATLVTLTTPFSKMMACFEKLFSFMRFFGVNPAKISLGLSLTLRFIAIFSDISKEVREAQKARGLEKSVFAVIMPVLIRSLKVQADVAAAIEARCFDEDVNNKNGKN